DNA sequence from the Hippopotamus amphibius kiboko isolate mHipAmp2 chromosome 1, mHipAmp2.hap2, whole genome shotgun sequence genome:
GGCAAGACCAGGCCTTGGAGGGCAGGCCTGGCTTGATTTCATTCCTCTGCCCCGCTCCACACCTCGCCTGTctggaaagaagagaagggatGCTTGGAGCAGAGCGAAATGGAGGAAGTGGGAGAGATTCAAGCGAGAGaaccaaaagggaaaagaaaggaaaggtagGGATGGTTCCTCCCGAGGCCTAGGGACATAGATGCGGTAGGGAGGAAGCCGGAGCCTTGTAAGGgctgaaggaaggaaagcaaaggatGAGTCGCGGAGAGGGGAGACAAGGGTCGGAGAAGGCAGTAGGGGGACAGAAAGAGGCCAAGGAGAGGGGCCAAGAGTGGAGACGGGCTGAGGGCAGGAGTCCCCAGAGGACAAGAGGAGAAGGCTGGGGAAGACGGCATTGCGCCCATTCCTTCCTCCGCCATCTTTTATCTCCCTCAGATTTCCCCTGATGCGGCCTGAGAGGCTGTGGACAGGCTGTGGACGAGGGCGGGTGTCATGGAAGGAAAATGTGGGGGAACAGAGACGTCTCCGTCCTGTCAGGAGTTGAAGCACCAGGAATTGGGGATTTTTAGGGAGGAGAGGCTTAACCCCCACAGCACCGGGAAGCAGCCAGCTCCCCTGGCCTCCTTCCCCCTTCGTGGCTTGCGGTCTCTCTTCCCCGCCTCGGCCCCCAGGAAGTGTGAGTGCTGGGGGTGGTGAGGTTAGGAGGGGAAGCGGCATATGGGGGGATGGGGAAAGCATGTACTAGcttggaggggctggggtggggagagaagggctCCATAAATGCCTAGGGCATCCCTGGGCCAAGGGCCTCTCCTTCGAAGCCTTTCCGGTCCTCCAGGGGACTCACCTCAACCCCTCAGCCTGCCTTCCCAACTGGGcagtccagatggtctcagcCCCTGGGCCTCAGAGGCCCTAAGAAGGGGTGGGAGAAGCTGGGGAACTAGGATTCCTGGGTCCCTGAGGACTTTGGACTGGCTGTCCTATTTCCCCACCCCCCTGGTCCAGCCACAGGCCAAAGCCCTGGCTTCGTGCAAACTTAGCTCcaaaaaaacaggaagagaacCTGAGGCTGGAGttgaggtgggggttggggggtagaaaggagaaagaagtaaGGGGGAAGGGTGGCCGGCCAAGGTGGGAAGAGTGTCAGGCCTCTCCATCACCCTGGCAGGAGGTATCACAGCCTGGTCCTCATCCTCCCTCACCCCAAGCTGATACACCTGGAGAAGCCTGGCCAGGTCCCTCTCAGGCTGTCTGGCAGAGCCCGGTGGTGGGGGCctctgagcctggggtggggggggggggctctgtgTGCCTGCGTCTCAGGCCCATATCTATTTTCTCCGCTGCTAATCCTGTTTCCGCCTGCTGCCCCCCACACTAAGCCCTACTCCCCTAATCCCcggggtgtggggaaggggggcCAGCTTTACTCAGCTGCCCCGTTCAGGGCCTCGCATCCCAGCTCTTCTGCTGGCTCCAGCCGGCAGTGTTGGCCCTggtgcccccagccctgcactgGACCCTGCCTGAGGTCAGCACCTGGAAAGAGTTCCAGCCTCCTTTTTCTTCCCATGCCAGGGCCAGTGCCCTCTACCTTTTGGTTTCTTGGTGGTGGACACACCTTGGCAGGTGCCCTTGGGCACTGAGGGGTAGGTGATAGGGGCTCCCACCTTCGCCCCCCTGCCAGCTTTCGAACCCCGAAGTCTTTCCCCCATCAGATGGGGCAAGCTTGACTCAGGGCCCAGTTTCAAGAGAGCTGCCCACCGGCTTGGCCGGTCTAGCAGGCCTGACAGTGAGGGGAGCCTGGGGGGGGCGGTGGCGGGAAAGAGGGGAGAAGTGGGGCGGGGCCCCCAGTTCTTCCCCCTACCAGGCAAACAGACCAAACAGACCTTGCCTGGCTCCCTGGCAcggctgccccccccccaccaaccaccaccacacacacccatgcCCACAAGGTCTTAGCAAGAGGGGGCATGCCAGGCTGGGTGGGGATGGGCCGCCCTCATGGGCGTCGGGGGGCTGGGCCCTCTGGGTTACAGAGGTGGAAAGTGTGCCCAAGGTGGGGTGGGCATCCCGGCACCAGTGCTCCACCCTGGCAGAAAAAGGGGGAGGCTTCCATCCCACCGATCCCTCCCAGATGATGGGGTAGGAGTGCCCCCTTGGCCTGGTTGGCACCAGCCTAGTTCCAGGTGGCACCTACGTTGCAGTGGGTGCCAGAGCCCTGTGTAAGGGCTAGGGGAGTTTCCCAGCAGCTAGAGAACCATGTGAACACCTCCCCTTCCCACGTGTgtcctctgcctctcccctccttcaTTGCTACCTCGTGGCCACGGGCATTGGAGTCAGGCCCAAGGGGTTAAGCATCCACCCTTGCCCAAGCCCTGAGTGAGCTGCGTGAACTAGCCTGAGCCTGTGACCTGACAGCGGGGTCAGCCAATCAGCGCCCCGCCACACCAAGTTGCCACGGAGATGGCCCTGGGTGGGAGAAGAGAGGCGGGCTTAGCAGCGGGAATgggtggggtgtggagggaaggagggagcggGACGGGGTGAGCCACGTGCCTGTGAGTGCCCAGCTCCAGGCCAATGGACAGCAGGGACGGCCCCACCCATCCCCCTCGGGAGGGACGGGATTCGCTTGGGCCCAGGAGGGTGCCCACGGCCGCTGCCCACCGGGTTGTGTTTGCTCCTAAGTCCTGGGGCCATTTGCCACTTGTGCTATTTGCAAAGTACAGGTGGGAGACCCAAAAGAACCTGGGAGTGCTCCCAGACTGCTGGGCCCCCCAGGCAGAGAAGTGATTTGGGGACTTAAGGTGGGAAGGGGTGTGCTACCTAAGGGGGTTTGGCCGCGGCTCCCGAGCCGGCACGTGGGTGCTGCTCACGCAAGGCTTCCGCACAGGCATCCTGGGGCTGGCACGGGGAGGCAGGCGCGGACGATGCAGGTCTTGTGTCTTTGAGAGGAAACCTGTAGCCCTTGACTCCTCCAGTCCCCCCAAAACCTTCCCCATCGACGGCCAAGACTAAGCAGCTGTTGGGAGTGGCAGAGAAGACACGGACAAAATGTCAGTGAGACTTGCCCTAAGGATCATCTAGGTCAGCCTTTAATTTTACCAGTGAGGCAACAGGCCTCCTCAGGTAAAGGAAGGGACTggtccaaggtcatgcagctcgTAGTAACCTGACTCCCTGGGGTGATCTGAGGGAGGAAGACAGACTCATCTTCCAGCAGAGACCATCTGGATGGTGGAATCTGCCTCCAGGTGAGGCCTTGTTTCTCCCTCCCAAGGCCAGAACATGTGTTGAGCCCCCACTGTGTATTAGGCATCGTGCCCCCATGGTCTCCTGTAATCTTCACCGCAGCCCTAGGAGTCGGGGGGAGTGatcccatattacagatgaggaaacaggcccagagagtaAATCACTTGTTTAAGGTCACAGAGCGAATCAGCCAGAGTAAGGATTCAAACTCAAGCCTGGATGACTCCAGAACTCAGCTCTTTCCAGGCCCCAACTCTGTCTCCAGTTGCTCCAGACCTACCAAATGTCAGGGCTGAAAGGCTGAACCCTTGGGGCTTCCATTCCCACCCCCCTCCTTGTACAGTGAGGGAATTAAAGCACAGAGGAAAATGACTTGCCGAAGGTCATTCAGCAAGATAGTAGCAGAACCAGGACTTGAAGCAGATCTCCCCATTTCCAGGCCGGACTCACTCTgctacccctcccctcccctccaccagccTCAGGATTGCTGGCAGCTCTGTACCTTCTGTGGCTGGGCCTTGGAGAGGAAAGCATAGAGGGTGGAAGATGGTCCTCTGGAGAGGGGGGACTCTCCTGACTGGCCAggaatggggagggagaggtgccGGTGGTAgcgcagtgggggaggggtgggactgGAACTTGGCCTattggcagtgggggagggggcggggacgaTGCTTATCGGTGCGGGGCAGGAAGCACCCGCGCCAGCGACACCCCAGCAAAGGGTGGCTGCTCCTTGGCcccatgggggaggggaggatgtggggggagggatgcTGGGAGCTGTGTTTCCCTTTTGGCCTCTAGAAGGGGGATCTAGAAGGGGAGATGAACTTTTAgtgggtggggaaggaagaggaggaggagggtgctgGGATGCCGCCTCTCAGGTTTGCATAGTGTTTTAGAGTGCACCAAATGCTTTAGGGAGATAACGTGAGTTAAAGCACCTGATCTTGCCTTGAATGGGCCTTGGCCCAATGTGAATCTGAACTCTCTCActggcctctctctgggctgAGAGGAGGTTCCGTCACAGAGACTGTTACCCCACTTTTCAGATGACTGAGACTGGCTGCCAGAGCCACCCAGAGTCTTTCAGCTAATTCTTCATGAAGCCTGAACCAGAACCCAGGCATCCTTTCTCCCAGTTCAGTGCTTCTTCCCAATGGACGGGGAACGGGACAGGTGAAGCAGATGAGTCTCTAGGAAAGGCCAGAAAGGCAGGGCTCCTGCTCTCACAGAGGCAGAAGAGAGCACAGTGGTTCGGAACACGGACTCTGGGCCCACCGCCTGGCTTTGAACCTGTTCTGCACTTAACATAGAAAGTCACTTCACCCGTCTGCACCTCAGGTTCTTATCTGTTAAGTGGATGATaattgttactttatttttaatatttatttatctatttggttgcactgggtcgtagttgtggcatgcaaactcttagtttggcatgcatgtgggatctagttccctgaccagggatcaaacctgggctccctgcattgggagcgtggagtcttaaccactgcaccatcagggaagtcccaataattgTTACTTTAGAAGGTTATGGAAGATGAAATAGGTGTAAAGTACTTAGGAGAGCATCTGGCCTATAGTCACCTGGCCAGGGTTGGTACTCCTGCCCTGGATCCCCTTGCAGGGCTGAGCGCTCTTGACCTCCCTCTCTATTCAACTCCGCAGGAGAAGATGGGGAGCCCTGAGGATGACCTGATCGGGATTCCATTCCCAGACCACAGCAGTGAGCTCCTGAGCTGCCTCAATGAACAGCGCCAGCTGGGCCACCTATGTGACCTCACCATCCGGACGCAGGGCCTTGAATACCGCACCCACCGGGCTGTGCTGGCTGCCTGCAGCCATTACTTCAAGAAGCTCTTCACTGAGGGCGGTGGCGGGGCGGTCGTGGGCGCTGGGGGTGGCGGGACCGCAGCCGGGGGCGCAGGGGCCGGCGTGTGTGAGCTGGATTTTGTGGGGCCAGAGGCACTGGGTGCCCTGCTCGAGTTTGCCTACACAGCCACACTGACCACCAGTAGCGCCAACATGCCGGCGGTGCTCCAGGCCGCGCGGCTGCTGGAGATCCCGTGCGTCATCGCCGCCTGCATGGAGATCCTGCAGGGCAGCGGACTAGAAGCTCCCAGCCCCGACGAGGACGACTGTGAGAGAGCCCGGCAGTACCTGGAGGCCTTCGCCACAGCCACGGCCTCCGCCTCGGGAGTTCCCAACGGTGAAGACAgccctctgcaggtgaccctccctccgccaccgccaccgccacctCGGCCTGTTGCCCGCCGCAGCCGCAAGCCCCGAAAAGCTTTCCTGCAGACCAAGGGGGCCAGGGCAAACCACCTCGTGCCCGAGGCGCCCGCAGTGCCCACCCATCCCTCGACctacgaggaggaggaggaggcggcaggCAGAGCGGGCAGCAGTGGGGGCAGCGGGCTGGGGGACAGCTACAGCCCTCCCACAGGGACTGCCTCACCTCCTGAGGGGCCTCTGAGCTACGAGGCCTAtgagggtgaggaagaagaggaggagctggTGTATCCCCCGGCCTATGGGCTGGCGCAGGGCAGCGGGCCCCCGCTGTCCCCAGAGGAGCTGGGCTCAGATGAGGATGCCATCGATCCTGACCTGATGGCCTACCTGAGTTCCCTGCACCAGGACGCCCTGGCACCAGGCCTAGACGGCCAGGACAAGCTAGTGCGCAAACGCCGCTCCCAGATGCCCCAGGAGTGCCCGGTCTGCCACAAGATTATCCACGGGGCCGGCAAGCTGCCACGCCACATGAGGACCCATACGGGTGAGAAGCCCTTCGCCTGTGAAGTCTGCGGCGTCCGTTTCACCCGGTGAGCACCTGTGGGGAAGGGTCGCAGCTGGGGCCACGtcaggggggagggagaaagggattaTGAGACCCAAGGTGTGGAAGTAGGTGATCCTGGAgggactgggggcgggggcgggggggggggggttgccagAGTGAGGAGAGAGCCCAGGGTAGGGAGACCAGGAGAAAGAAAGTCAAGGGAGGTGGTCTGAGGCATGAAAGATTTGGCTGTGCTGGAGGCAGAGTGGGTGGTGGCTGGACCCAGTTAAGCTGGGGGAAGTCAGCGAGGGTCTCCTGGGGCAGTAATAGCGAAGCAGCTGGTGGGGGACGGGAGTGGGAGCAGGCTTGGGAACCTGGCCAGGATGGCCCGGGGTCCCCATCCTGAACGgcccccttgcccctccccctcctgtgCCAGGAATGACAAGCTGAAGATTCACATGCGGAAGCACACAGGAGAGCGCCCCTACTCATGCTCGCACTGCCCAGCCCGCTTCCTGCACAGCTACGACCTCAAGAACCACATGCACCTGCACACAGGGGACCGGCCCTATGAGTGCCACCTGTGCCACAAGGCTTTCGCCAAGGAGGACCACCTGCAGCGCCACCTCAAGGGCCAGAACTGCCTGGAGGTGCGCACCCGGCGGCGCCGCAAGGACGATGCGCCCCCTCACTACCCTCCGCCCTCTGCCGCCACCCCGTCCCCCGCTGGCCTCGACCTCTCCAATGGCCACCTGGACACCTTCCGCCTCTCTCTGGCTCGATTCTGGGAGCAGTCTGCCCCCACCGGACCCCCAGTCTCCACCCCAGGGCCCCCGGatgacgaggaggaggagggcgcCCCCACCACACCTCAGGCTGAAGGCGCCACGGAGTCCTCTTAAAGAGCGACGAGTGGCCGAGCTGGAGCAGCAAGGGGCCGGGAACGCCCATGCCAAGCAGTGGGAGTGTGCAGCACAGACGACGCTGGGGGTTCGGGCACTGAGCCTCCCTGGCATCAGAAATCGGCCCCTTCCCTCAGAGCCCTCATTCCCGTTCCAAGCTGAGAAGGTTTTGGGGCAGAGGCTCCCCAGATTGGGGTGCTCTCCCAAGGAGTGATACATAcgatattatgtatatatttacagctCCATTGTAAAGGTGGGGTCCCTGTCCCCAGCTGCTCCTGGGGAGTAGAAGCAATAATGTATTTCTGATTTGTGGGGTCCCTCTTCGGCTATGCGGGTTtctagggggtggggggcttgggaCCAAAGCCTTGTCCTGCCCCCATGCCCCTTGGGGTTTTGGCTGTGTAAGGGGGTGAAGGACGGCCCCTCCCTTTCGAGACCCCTCCTTCCTGGTTTCTGTTCCCTTTTCCTGGCAGTGAATTATGCAAAGGGGGGCGGCAAAGGAAGGGTGAGTGGGGGAAAGCAAGGTAGAAGCTTGAAAGACCGGGGGACTGGGCCTGTGAGGAAGGAGCCATCCTGGTCCCCCTCCGCCCTGCTCCCAGCGCTGAGTCATGGGGTCCTGGAGAAGGGGGCGGGGTGGCCTGATTGGCTCGCCCGCCCCTGGGGGCAGCGGGAGGGGCCCCGCCCAGCCAGGGGAGCCGCCGCTGgttctcctcccctgccctcccctcccgcGTCCCCGGGCAGGGAATGTCTTGTTCCCGCCGCTCCCTCCCCGGGGCCAGAGGGCAGGGCGGGCCGGGCGGTGGCctaccctcttctcctcctccccacctcctccccgccCAGGTGCGAGCCGAGCCGCCCGCCACCGCTGCCGCCCCTGACTCACGCCGCCCCCGGGCTGGCGCGGTGCAGGGCGTGGGACCgggtgaggggctggggggagccCTGCGGAGAACGCGCGAGCCGGCGCCATCTGGCGGCCGTGCCCTGCGCGGGCGCGCGCCCCTGGCGGCCACGTCCCGCGAGCCGTCGGCTCTCCACCTCCGCCAGCCCGGCTGGGGAGCGGCGCCCCCTCGCCAAGGCCGCGGCGCGTACCTTCTTGCCCGGCCGCAAGGAAAGCGGGCTGCGGACCTGTGGGAAAGGGGTCCTTTCCCCAGACCCCTGCCGGCCGGGCTTCCCGTTGGGTCGGGGAGAAGactcccctccttcttcccttagGATTGAATCCACCCCCGTTCTGTACATAGCCTTTTCTGTTGGTCTTGTTGAAATCTAGTTTCAGATTTTTAACTACCCAATTCTGCTGGGGGGTGGAGGTATCTCCCCCCTCTCCTCGCTGGGTGCTGGACCCCGTTCGGCCTGGGCTCTGCCTTGCACTAGTTCCCCTCCCTGGCCTGgcggctcctccccctccttaAAAGGGGCAGGTTCAGGGGCCCggtgctctccctccctcccatgcacCCCCATGCCCATTTGCACAGCTGCCCAGGTACCCCCAATAGTGGGGGGGTCACAGGGAGGGGGTAGCGGGACCAGTccttttatctatttaaaaagtGATGATGTAAtatattgggggagggggaggtcggGTTGCCCTGGGCCTCATCCTAGCATTTCAGGTGATGGGGGAGCCCAGGGCTGAGGAGACCTGGGGCCCAGCCCCAGGGAGTGAGGACAGTgtggcctcctgcctcccccctTGCGGCTTCTCCACTCAGTGCCTTAGGGGGGGAGGCGATCCCCCCTCTCCTGTTCCCTTCCCCGTCCCCCCCACCTTGGGTGTAAGCGacaggaagaaataataataatttaagattCACGTTTGTGTCCACCTCTGGTTTCTTTATTTTGGAGGTAGGTGGGAGGGATccggaggagagagaaaggaaagacagagggaCTGGGGGTTGtgaaggggggaggggctgcagtggGGGCAGAGGATTTCTGAGGTGGTCCGTGGGGCTGAGGGGATGTGGGAATGCTGACAGGCTAGGCCTCAGGCGGGGCCTGCTACCTGTGCCTCCTCTTCCAAGGCCCTTTCTCCTCATCCAGGTCACTagtgaggagaggaaaggggtggCCCAGTCGTGGACGATCTGTTTTCACAGGCGCGTTCCTGCCTGCCGCCCCTGCCCCATCTGTTCAGCTTCGGCTGCTGTTGTTCACCAGCCACCGCTGCTCTCacagccgccccccgccccgcccaagGCAACCCAGCTCGTGGCTGCAGATATCTTCTGATTTTAGCCCGAGAGATGAGTGGAcgatgatttgcccaaggtcacgtggATAGTAAGGGCAGAACAAATAGTGACCTTGGGAATAATATCCGCTCAAGGCTCAGGCTGTGCCCTCTGGTGATCCCGCTTTTAACTTCACTGAGCGCTCTGGAAcctctaaaaataaaactttgcttCCCCTTCAACCTCTCAACTCATGACTGCTTCCAGTGCCCCGTTCACACTGGAATGTGACCACCAGACAGGTTTGTTTGCAGTCCTCCCAAGTGGAGGTCGCTTGCCTTCCTCAAACTCGGCATCGGCAGGCCTGTGGCGTATCGCAGAGTCCCTGGCTGCCATGGCGGCTCTCTCCCCAGGCCTCGCAGACACCCTGCCAGGGTGCTGGTGCCAGACTCCGGCTGCTCACGTGGCCCAGCAGCCTCCACACTGGTGGGCAGGCTCTTCCGACACTGTGGCCTTTCAATCCTCAGCCTCCTTGGCCATGATGACCTTCACCTCTGCTCCCACTCGGACATCACCCTCAGCCTTGGCCACTCTCTTGATTTATCCCCGAACTCTTCCCAGGTGTGGCCCATTCTCTGCGTCCCTCCTGGTCTCTGCTCTAACACTCCAATCGAGACATAGACCTTGGACTATCCCCTGAGGTCTCAGCTCCTTATCTTCCCCGAAGTCAGTCATCTCAGACACTCTGACCAGAGACACCCCACTTCTCTCCCCATCTTATCCTTCTCCTGACCTGCCCGGAAGAAACCTTCAACCCTGGGATCCTGTTCATGGCTACCACATTTGCTTGATAAAACCGCATAACCAAGCACTCTGGAGTCAGTCATTACACGTTTCTGGTTTTCAACTTCATCTGGGCCTCTAACGCTACCTGGCTATCTCTTAACCTCCCCAGGTTGTCTCCTTTGCACACTCCCCAAGGCAGATATTTCAGCCTCCAGCACCCACTCCTTGAAACTTTTTATTCCACCCGCAGCCCCCTTCTTTGCTGCCTCAGCAGGTGTGCTCGcctcctaccccaccccctccctgagaAAAGCAAGGCCACTGGGGAGCAGGCTCTGCTCTGCTCAGAGGAACAtaccctctcccctcctgcctcaggcAAGCCCGCTCCTATTGGAGGCCACCCTGTTCACCTGGCCTTAGATCCCATCTCTCCGGCATCCCTCTCTCTTCAGTGCTCTCGTTTTCACCTCTGAAATGCTCAGATCTCCCTATACTTGGATAAAGAAAAATCCTCTAGGTTCCATGAAGCTCACTCCCTCCTCTTTAACCATCAAACTTCCTTTTCTTAACTACAGCCCttctattaaaacaaacaaacaaacaaaaaatcttgaaCTTCTTACAACAGTGACACAGAGCCACGTACCCCGTTTCTGTTTCTGAGTCTTCCCTACCAGTCATCCCCCCTCAACCCACTAGGACTGGTTTTGGCCTTCCCCACACCATGAGAAATGTTCCCACAAGCCACTCCAGGGATGTCTCAACCGCCAGTGCAACGGCCAGTCTTCAGCTTCATCCCACTTGACCATCTCACAGCACGCGATGTGCTTGGCTCTCTCCTCGTGAGCCTCTGCCCTCCTCGGTTTGTGGTGGAGCCCCTCAGCCTTCTGTCCCTGTCCCcgcctctcctcccctgccctctgccaggGTGATCTAGCTCATCCTCTCTCTTAGAGTCTCTAAGTCAACTAGCCCCCAAAAGACACCTCTGGCCCAGAGCCCTGCCCTTTTCTAACTGTCCCCTGGGCATCTCCTGCTGGATTCCCTACAGATACCTCAAAGGTCTCGAACTGGGCCATTCCTCTTTCTGCAGAACCTGTTTCTCCTCTTGCCCTAACACCGCCCAGTCTCAAGCATAAACTGTCCTTCTCAGCACCTCAATCCTGAGGCCATCACCAACTTTTCCTGAGCTAAGACAGCCTCCGCTCTGGTCTCCCTGCTCTCACCCAGCCTCCATTCTGCCCTCCTAGTTTATTGTCCTAAAAGGCAAATACAAACATATCGCTTTCTGGCTGAGGGTCTTCAGATGGCCAAGTGAGGCCCCCTTGCAACCTTGATGTCCAACCTCATCTCCCAGCATGCTCTGCGGTGTCCACCAGCCACACATACACCCCTCCCTtacccccccgccgcccccctccTAAGTGTCTCACATGCTCCAGACTCACACAAGCCTCCCCCTGGAATGCTCTCCTCCACTCCTCAGCCTAAGAAACCCCCAGGGTGCCCCCCAAACCACCTCTTTTTTCACTTCTTCTATGAAGCCTTCATTACTGTACCCTCATCCCAAAGTGATCATTCTGTCCTCTGTGCTGCCCAGACCCTGCTTCCCTCCTCACTTGGGGTGCTCTCCACATATGTCCCTGATCTATCTGATATCACTCTTCCCCACCATTTGGTGGGCTCCTCCAGGGCAGGGCTGCGGACACAGCAGGCACTGGGCAAACCTCCCTCCCCTCCGCTGCCTTTATCTCTGTCTCCAGCTCTAGCAGGGGAGCAGGCACCCAAGGAGCCCTTGGTGAATGTGACCGAATGTGCTTAGGCCTCCCAGGCCCCAACTCCTTCAGCTTTGCGCTTACCTGAATTCGGAGCTGGAATCCGATAAGAGGGGCCTGCCCAGCGCCTCTTGGAGCCGCTGCCTCAGTAACTCCTCCTGCTCAGGACCCTTTCTGCGAGCTGCAGCCAGCCATAGGCGGGGGCCCTCTTCGTCACTGGAGTCCCTGGAGAAACCTCCCATCTCAGTAGCTCACAGaggtcctgggggaggggtggctgctCCCACCGCCCTCACAGACTCCAGCCACCCCAGGGCACTGGAGACTCACAGCTCCAGGTCCAGCTCCTCCTGGTAGGAGAGGGGAGATGCACACACGGAGCAGGTGTTGTCCAGGAGGCGGAAGCAGGTGAGACAGAAGAGACCTGGAAGAGGCCGCAGGGAAGGAGGTGAACTTGTGCCCCCACAGACACGGTGCTCCCCGGCTTTCAGCCCttgcctccccaaccccaccctcagGGGGACCATCCTCATCAAGCAGTGCACACTATCGAATGGCATCTAAATTCTAGTTGCACCAGCGTGTTAAGGCACACAGAGAAAATGAGCTACCTAAGGGTTCTGTGTCAGTGAGGACATGTATGGTAAGGAAGGGAGGGGTACGAAAGGTGAGGCACAGGAGAAGCCCACCAACGAAGGACCAGAGCTGATTGTCACATGCAAACGTGGTGAGTCCCAGCAGGGAGAGGCATACGCCCCAGGAGTCTCACCTCGGCAGCCTGGGGTACTGCAGGACACCGaattctctttcccctcctcGTCCTGGGGCTGCCCACAGCCCAGGCAGTAGGTCTGGTGCTGCCTAGAGTGGCAGATAAATGGAACCAGGCAGGAGCACCTGAGGAGCGGAGTCCCAGACAGTAAGCAGGCCAGCCCAGTATATccagacaaaaatataattcaaaaagacacatacaggagacttcctaggtggcgcggtgggtaagaatctgcctgccagtgcatgggacacaggttcgatccctggtccaggaagatcccacatgctgcagagcaactaagcccatgcgccacaactattgagcctgcgctctagagcccgtgagccacaactattgagcccatgtgccacaactactgaagcccatgcacctagagcctgtgctctgtaacaagagaggccaccgcaatgagaagcctgtgcaccacaatgaagagtcacccccacttgccgcaact
Encoded proteins:
- the ZBTB7B gene encoding zinc finger and BTB domain-containing protein 7B isoform X2, which codes for MGSPEDDLIGIPFPDHSSELLSCLNEQRQLGHLCDLTIRTQGLEYRTHRAVLAACSHYFKKLFTEGGGGAVVGAGGGGTAAGGAGAGVCELDFVGPEALGALLEFAYTATLTTSSANMPAVLQAARLLEIPCVIAACMEILQGSGLEAPSPDEDDCERARQYLEAFATATASASGVPNGEDSPLQVTLPPPPPPPPRPVARRSRKPRKAFLQTKGARANHLVPEAPAVPTHPSTYEEEEEAAGRAGSSGGSGLGDSYSPPTGTASPPEGPLSYEAYEGEEEEEELVYPPAYGLAQGSGPPLSPEELGSDEDAIDPDLMAYLSSLHQDALAPGLDGQDKLVRKRRSQMPQECPVCHKIIHGAGKLPRHMRTHTGEKPFACEVCGVRFTRNDKLKIHMRKHTGERPYSCSHCPARFLHSYDLKNHMHLHTGDRPYECHLCHKAFAKEDHLQRHLKGQNCLEVRTRRRRKDDAPPHYPPPSAATPSPAGLDLSNGHLDTFRLSLARFWEQSAPTGPPVSTPGPPDDEEEEGAPTTPQAEGATESS
- the ZBTB7B gene encoding zinc finger and BTB domain-containing protein 7B isoform X1, which encodes MLGAERNGGSGRDSSERTKREKKGKEKMGSPEDDLIGIPFPDHSSELLSCLNEQRQLGHLCDLTIRTQGLEYRTHRAVLAACSHYFKKLFTEGGGGAVVGAGGGGTAAGGAGAGVCELDFVGPEALGALLEFAYTATLTTSSANMPAVLQAARLLEIPCVIAACMEILQGSGLEAPSPDEDDCERARQYLEAFATATASASGVPNGEDSPLQVTLPPPPPPPPRPVARRSRKPRKAFLQTKGARANHLVPEAPAVPTHPSTYEEEEEAAGRAGSSGGSGLGDSYSPPTGTASPPEGPLSYEAYEGEEEEEELVYPPAYGLAQGSGPPLSPEELGSDEDAIDPDLMAYLSSLHQDALAPGLDGQDKLVRKRRSQMPQECPVCHKIIHGAGKLPRHMRTHTGEKPFACEVCGVRFTRNDKLKIHMRKHTGERPYSCSHCPARFLHSYDLKNHMHLHTGDRPYECHLCHKAFAKEDHLQRHLKGQNCLEVRTRRRRKDDAPPHYPPPSAATPSPAGLDLSNGHLDTFRLSLARFWEQSAPTGPPVSTPGPPDDEEEEGAPTTPQAEGATESS